GATCTGTGCGATCAGCGACGAGACGATCTACGTCGCACACGACGACGAACTCGTCGCGCTCCGCGAACCAACGGACGAAGACGAGGGCGAGGAACAGCCCGACGAGGGAGACGAGGACGACGAGAGCGACGACGAACACGGTGACGGGGACGAACCCGAAGACGGGGGCGGCCAGCAGGAAGGCGAGGACGAAGAGGACGACCAGCAGGAAGACGAAAGCGACGGCGATGAAGACGAGTACGAAGGCGACGAGGACGACTGCCCGTCCGACTGTCCGGACGACGACCCGGCCGGCGGAGACGGATCCGGGGACGACGATGACGAGAGTGAGGTCGGAGACGACGACAGCGACAGCGATTCGGAGATCGGAGACGACGGAGCCGGAGACGAAACGGACGACGAAAGTGGGGACGCCGGAGACGGAAACGAGACGGACGATACCGACGCCGACGACGAAATGCCCGGCTTCACGACCGGCGCCGGACTCGCCGGCGGGGCGGCGACGCTCGAGTGGCTTCGCCGGCGGGCCGACGCGGACGACGAACCGGCCGAGTAACGGAGTTTCGGCTGCGACGATCTCGAGCGGGATCGACGCGACCGTCGCTCGAGGCGTCCGAACTCGCGTCGCTAGATCGCTTCGTCGGGGTCGTACCGGTCGGCGGTGCGGTCGACCTCCGTCGCGTACCGCTCCCGGGTTTCGGCGTCGGACACCGCCTCGAGTTGCGCCGGCTGCAGGTCCTTCGCCGCGGTCACCGTCGACCCGGTCGCGGCCGAGGCGGCCAGCTCGCGGCGATAGACGGACTCGCCGTCCGGCGTCGCGTAGGCCAGGGTGACGAGCCCCTTGTCGTCGTACTCCCGTTCGACCAGCCAGCAGCGGATCTCCTCGCTCATGGTCGGACGTGGTGAGTCCACCACCGAGAATGTACCGCGTCGGCCCGAGGAGTCAGGCTGAAACCTCCCGCCGCCCTAGGGCCGCCGATGAACGCCGACGGGGTTCGGGATCGCGCGCAGTCGCTGCCTCGAGAGCCGGGCGTCTACCAGTTTCGGGCCGACGGAGCGACCCTCTACGTCGGCAAGGCGGTCGACATCCGGGACCGGGTCCGCTCCTACGCCGACCCGCGGAGCGCCCGTATTCGTCGGATGGTCGACCGCGCCGACGAGATCGAGATCGCCGTCACCGACACCGAGACGCAGGCGCTGTTGCTCGAGGCGAACCTCATCAAGCGCCACCAGCCTCGGTACAACGTCCGGCTCAAGGACGACAAGTCCTATCCGATGGTCCAGTTGACGAACCACGAGGCTCCGCAGATCGAAATCACTCGCGACCCCAACGAGTCCGCAACCGTCTTCGGCCCCTACACGAACAAGCGCCAGGTCGAGACCGTCGTGAAGGCCCTGCGAGAAACGTACGGCGTCCGGGGCTGCTCGGACCACAAGTACGCCGGCCGGGACCGACCCTGCCTCGACTACGAGATGGGGCTCTGTACCGCGCCCTGCACCCGCGAGATCGACCTCGAGAGCTACGGGGAGGACGTCACCGCCGTCGAGCGCTTCCTCGAGGGCGAGACCGGCATCCTCGCCGATCCGCTCCGCCGGGAGATGGAGGCCGCCGCCCAGGATCGGAACTTCGAGCGCGCGGCGAACCTCCGGGACCGACTCGAGACCGTCGAGGCCTTCCACGGCGAGGGCGGCGAGGCGGTCCAGTCGGTCGGCGACGAGCGCGCCGTCGACGTCCTCGGCGTCGCCATCGAGGGCGGGGACGCGACCGTCGCCCGCCTGCGCGCGGAGAACGGGAAGCTGGTCGACCGGGATCGGCACACGCTCGAGGCGCCCGGCCCCGGCGGCGGCGCGCCGGCCGAGCCCTCGAGCGGCGGACTCGAGATCGACCCCGAAGAGGAGGGCGTCCCCGCCGTTCTCGCCGCCTTTATCGTCCAGTACTACGCCGAGCGCGACCTGCCCGACGCCCTGTTGCTGCCCGAACGCCACGAGGACGAGGAGGTCGCGGCCTGGCTCGAGGCCGAGGGCGTCTCCGTGCGAGTCCCCGGCGCGGGCCGGGAGGCCAAACTCGTCGACCT
This DNA window, taken from Natronococcus sp. CG52, encodes the following:
- a CDS encoding excinuclease ABC subunit C, coding for MNADGVRDRAQSLPREPGVYQFRADGATLYVGKAVDIRDRVRSYADPRSARIRRMVDRADEIEIAVTDTETQALLLEANLIKRHQPRYNVRLKDDKSYPMVQLTNHEAPQIEITRDPNESATVFGPYTNKRQVETVVKALRETYGVRGCSDHKYAGRDRPCLDYEMGLCTAPCTREIDLESYGEDVTAVERFLEGETGILADPLRREMEAAAQDRNFERAANLRDRLETVEAFHGEGGEAVQSVGDERAVDVLGVAIEGGDATVARLRAENGKLVDRDRHTLEAPGPGGGAPAEPSSGGLEIDPEEEGVPAVLAAFIVQYYAERDLPDALLLPERHEDEEVAAWLEAEGVSVRVPGAGREAKLVDLALKNARRNVGGRDECGMLADALEIDSARRIEGFDVSHAHGKSAVGSDVTFVDGSAEKADYRRKKLTDENDDYANMRALLEWRALRAVEGRDERPDPDLLLIDGGEGQLEAARDALEEVGWDVPAVALAKAEERVITPRREFAWPNDAPHLHLLQRVRDEAHRFAVQYHQTVRDEVKTVLDDVPGIGPETRKRLLGRFGSVENVREASLEDLRSVAGVGEKTARTVKERL